A DNA window from Luteolibacter luteus contains the following coding sequences:
- a CDS encoding response regulator: MIKIAIVEDSKTTREGLKAIVGLSTDYWCVGVYETAEDALRYLPRLAPQVVLMDIQLPSMSGIECASLLKRVLPEVMVIMVTVYEDPDRIFSALRAGASGYILKRSRPEQVLAAIKEVQGGGVPMSAEIARKVIQHFRDQSSSAAEVDNLSSREKEVLELVANGFSNREIADRLYISIDTVRWHLKHIYAKLHVRSRTEAALKYRPQA; this comes from the coding sequence ATGATCAAGATCGCCATCGTCGAAGACAGCAAGACCACCCGCGAAGGGCTGAAGGCTATCGTCGGGCTCTCCACCGACTACTGGTGTGTCGGCGTCTACGAGACCGCGGAGGATGCGCTACGCTACCTGCCGCGGCTCGCACCGCAGGTCGTGCTGATGGACATCCAGCTCCCTAGCATGTCCGGCATCGAGTGCGCCTCCCTCCTGAAGCGCGTGCTTCCGGAAGTGATGGTGATCATGGTAACCGTCTATGAAGACCCGGACCGTATCTTCAGCGCTTTGCGCGCGGGTGCCTCCGGTTACATCCTGAAGCGCTCACGCCCGGAGCAAGTGCTCGCCGCGATCAAGGAAGTGCAAGGCGGCGGCGTGCCCATGAGCGCGGAGATCGCCCGCAAGGTGATCCAGCATTTCAGAGACCAGTCGTCGTCTGCAGCGGAGGTGGACAATCTGAGCAGCCGCGAAAAGGAGGTGCTCGAGCTTGTTGCCAATGGCTTCAGCAACCGCGAGATCGCGGACCGGCTCTATATTTCAATCGATACCGTGCGCTGGCACCTGAAGCATATCTACGCGAAGCTGCATGTCAGGTCGCGCACCGAAGCCGCGTTGAAATACCGGCCTCAAGCCTGA
- a CDS encoding LamG-like jellyroll fold domain-containing protein: MSFRTLARSALLLAAASSARADVTYTLNLGSSANEQQVAASVATAAQLVNTYGSFNKHWNVFYNSGIPTAEGNYDGYMGYGSQRTVRTVLHEGGHTFGMGTGPNYGNLIAGGVWKGKYGNQVQFDTYNNFGDGLHGDGHAIWPGGFNYESEDGFIERIWMIRIMAGIRADMGIMSYTKEARNNAVVLGETAQFRVESPFAYAWQWYKNGAPLVNGGDISGANTATLRIANADAADGGSYYCAASGAGETLNSRARQLWVHNVPQLGQWNFNGTPANALNANHGATFGSPSYAVGKIAQSIDLDGVDDYVDLPDALGRTRDMTVATWVNWDGGGDWQRVFDFGTGTYQFLCLTPKAGGAGLRLALRDAINGKSAEYQVNSATLPTGQWVHLAAVLRGNYMSLYVNGKPVGSTFGIESSPADFPATNNYIGKSQFNDPYFNGRIDDFRLYAKALDGPEIWSLWGQSANQAPVFSTSLITLPNANALIPYASQSIASFATDADSDTLTFTKLNGPAWLTVAANGMLSGQPGSGDGGENTFVVRVSDPSGATSDATLKLQVFAPLSAPVTSSQTSPVADSDDAYYLATNITEGNTIGGTTNSPDNDALTYVAEDRTSKGQTFTTGANPQGYSLQSFTFAHVGWPVFTSNGTSYDIQPGDQWEFQIGTVTGTTKTPLLKYSATYDGAAITGSGTSGTGRYLTFNVSGMGVQLSPSTTYYFEIAPLSGDPFFELSSAKNGNYSGGTAFRGNTNGTIGTSATPLSGDYVFLANLEARSTTPASTVAWWNFEEGTANTYVPYSRTSDGQYEGSIVDRSGNANHLSAWTSNWHWYRAEVPAPTTPQTGAPNTLSMRNGSSFPAVSAIGTPLTNWSPTAWTIEATIRPEDATNGYQTFIGRDSRGTFSGDPALAAFYFAITPTGGLRVMFTDAAGNNWNVTTGANTLLDNKWYAVAANSDGDTLSLYLKNLSDGATSYTLLGTADISSSTNPAISTGAGDGGDWDPGVFSFARGLYNGGHTDRFFGNIDDVRFSNGALSPESFLYTTPPQSPTYATWAAGYPGMGASSGFNDDPDEDGIANGLENFLGTDPTTTSKGLQNIGKSASTFTFQHTQNGAPASDLTARYRWSSDLQNWNVSGATLGGTTVTFVATPNTPAPGTTTVTATIAGNTSAKIFVDLQVTQP; the protein is encoded by the coding sequence ATGTCCTTCCGGACCTTGGCCCGATCCGCCCTATTGCTCGCCGCCGCTTCCTCCGCGCGCGCCGACGTCACCTACACGCTGAACCTAGGATCTTCGGCAAACGAGCAGCAGGTCGCCGCATCCGTGGCCACCGCGGCACAGCTCGTGAATACCTACGGCTCTTTCAACAAGCACTGGAATGTCTTTTACAATTCCGGGATTCCCACTGCCGAAGGAAACTATGATGGCTACATGGGCTACGGTAGCCAGCGCACGGTCCGGACGGTGCTGCATGAAGGTGGTCATACCTTCGGCATGGGCACGGGCCCGAACTATGGAAACCTGATCGCCGGGGGCGTCTGGAAGGGCAAGTACGGGAACCAGGTCCAATTCGACACCTACAACAACTTCGGCGATGGCCTGCATGGTGATGGCCACGCGATCTGGCCCGGTGGCTTCAATTACGAGAGCGAGGACGGCTTCATCGAGCGCATCTGGATGATCCGCATCATGGCCGGAATCCGCGCCGACATGGGCATCATGTCCTACACCAAGGAAGCACGGAACAACGCCGTGGTCCTCGGCGAAACCGCGCAATTCCGCGTGGAGTCACCCTTCGCCTACGCATGGCAGTGGTATAAGAACGGCGCACCACTGGTGAATGGAGGCGATATCTCCGGTGCCAATACCGCAACCCTTCGCATCGCGAACGCCGATGCTGCCGATGGCGGGAGCTACTACTGTGCTGCAAGCGGCGCAGGCGAGACGCTAAACTCCCGCGCACGGCAACTCTGGGTGCACAATGTTCCGCAACTCGGGCAGTGGAATTTCAACGGCACACCTGCGAACGCACTCAATGCCAACCACGGCGCGACCTTCGGCTCACCAAGCTATGCCGTCGGAAAGATCGCACAGTCTATCGACCTGGATGGCGTGGATGATTACGTGGACCTCCCCGATGCCCTGGGTCGCACGCGAGATATGACCGTGGCCACCTGGGTCAACTGGGACGGCGGCGGCGATTGGCAACGCGTCTTCGATTTCGGTACCGGCACCTATCAGTTCCTCTGCCTCACGCCGAAGGCCGGTGGAGCCGGCCTGCGTCTCGCGCTGCGCGATGCGATCAATGGCAAAAGCGCGGAGTATCAGGTGAATTCCGCCACCTTGCCGACCGGCCAGTGGGTCCACCTCGCTGCGGTTCTGCGTGGGAACTACATGAGCCTTTACGTGAACGGCAAGCCGGTGGGCTCCACCTTCGGCATCGAAAGCAGCCCCGCGGACTTCCCCGCCACGAACAACTACATCGGCAAGAGCCAGTTCAACGATCCCTACTTCAACGGCCGCATAGATGATTTCCGCCTCTATGCGAAGGCGCTCGACGGCCCCGAGATCTGGAGCCTCTGGGGACAAAGCGCGAACCAAGCACCCGTCTTCTCGACATCGCTGATCACGCTTCCGAACGCGAACGCGCTCATTCCTTACGCTTCGCAATCGATCGCATCCTTCGCGACAGACGCCGACTCGGACACGCTTACTTTCACCAAACTGAACGGCCCGGCGTGGCTCACGGTCGCCGCGAATGGCATGCTCTCCGGCCAGCCGGGTTCGGGTGATGGCGGCGAAAACACCTTCGTGGTCCGGGTGAGCGATCCCAGCGGTGCGACATCGGATGCGACATTGAAATTACAGGTCTTCGCCCCGCTTTCCGCCCCGGTGACTTCCAGCCAGACCTCTCCGGTGGCGGATAGCGATGATGCGTATTATCTGGCGACCAACATCACCGAGGGCAACACCATCGGTGGAACGACCAACTCCCCCGACAACGATGCGCTGACCTACGTCGCGGAAGACCGAACGAGCAAGGGTCAGACCTTCACCACCGGTGCAAATCCGCAGGGCTACTCGCTGCAGTCCTTCACCTTCGCACATGTCGGCTGGCCGGTCTTCACGAGCAATGGCACCTCCTACGACATCCAACCGGGAGACCAGTGGGAGTTCCAGATCGGCACGGTGACCGGCACCACCAAGACGCCGCTGCTCAAGTATAGCGCCACCTATGATGGTGCCGCGATCACCGGCAGTGGTACGAGTGGCACGGGGCGCTATCTCACTTTCAATGTTTCCGGGATGGGTGTGCAGCTTTCGCCAAGCACCACTTACTACTTCGAGATCGCGCCGCTCAGCGGTGATCCATTCTTCGAGCTGAGCAGCGCGAAGAATGGCAACTACTCGGGCGGCACCGCCTTCCGGGGCAACACAAACGGCACGATCGGCACCTCCGCGACCCCGCTCTCCGGCGACTATGTCTTCCTTGCAAATTTGGAAGCACGCAGCACTACGCCTGCATCAACGGTAGCCTGGTGGAACTTCGAAGAAGGCACGGCAAACACCTATGTACCCTATTCCCGCACCAGCGATGGACAATACGAAGGCAGCATCGTGGATCGCTCGGGCAATGCGAACCACCTTTCGGCCTGGACTTCAAACTGGCATTGGTATCGCGCCGAGGTGCCTGCTCCCACCACTCCGCAAACCGGAGCACCGAACACACTGAGCATGCGGAATGGCAGCAGCTTTCCCGCGGTATCGGCCATCGGCACCCCGCTCACGAACTGGAGTCCTACCGCGTGGACCATCGAAGCGACCATCCGCCCCGAGGACGCGACGAACGGCTACCAGACCTTCATCGGCCGCGATAGCCGGGGAACTTTCTCCGGAGATCCCGCGCTGGCTGCTTTCTATTTCGCCATTACTCCCACGGGAGGTTTGCGCGTGATGTTCACCGACGCCGCCGGCAACAACTGGAATGTCACCACCGGGGCCAATACCCTGCTGGATAACAAGTGGTATGCCGTCGCCGCGAACTCCGATGGCGATACCCTGTCACTCTACCTGAAGAATCTCAGCGATGGTGCCACCAGCTATACGTTGCTCGGTACTGCTGATATTTCCTCCAGCACGAATCCCGCGATTTCGACGGGTGCGGGAGATGGCGGCGACTGGGATCCGGGCGTCTTCAGCTTCGCTCGAGGTCTCTATAATGGAGGCCACACGGACCGCTTCTTCGGGAACATCGATGACGTCCGCTTTAGCAATGGCGCACTGTCTCCGGAGTCCTTCCTCTACACCACGCCGCCGCAATCGCCTACCTACGCGACCTGGGCTGCCGGCTATCCTGGCATGGGCGCGAGCAGCGGCTTCAATGATGATCCGGATG